Proteins found in one Vagococcus carniphilus genomic segment:
- a CDS encoding TatD family hydrolase, with protein MIFDTHTHLNVEQFKDEIPEVIERAKELGVTEMAVVGFDTPTIDKSLELSQTYKDIYSIIGWHPTEAGSYTKEIESRLQYQLEEEKVVALGEIGLDYYWMEDPKEVQDKIFRRQIAIAKEMNLPISIHTRDAIEDTYKILKEEKIHDIGGIMHSFSGDGEWAKRFLDLGMHISFSGVLTFKKAFEVHEAAGIVPMDRLLVETDAPYLAPMPYRGKRNEPGYTRYVVERMAEIRELPVEQVAEITRNNAHRLFRIGE; from the coding sequence ATGATATTTGATACTCATACCCATTTGAACGTAGAACAATTTAAAGATGAAATTCCAGAAGTAATAGAAAGAGCAAAAGAACTTGGTGTAACTGAAATGGCGGTTGTAGGGTTTGATACCCCAACAATAGATAAATCATTAGAACTTAGTCAGACTTATAAAGATATTTATAGTATTATCGGCTGGCATCCAACAGAAGCGGGTAGTTATACGAAAGAAATTGAATCACGTTTACAATATCAATTAGAAGAAGAAAAAGTTGTCGCATTAGGTGAGATTGGTCTAGATTATTATTGGATGGAAGATCCTAAAGAAGTTCAAGATAAAATATTTAGAAGACAAATTGCAATTGCAAAAGAGATGAATTTACCGATTAGTATTCATACGAGAGATGCGATTGAAGATACATACAAAATTTTAAAAGAAGAAAAAATTCATGATATCGGTGGCATTATGCATAGCTTCAGCGGAGACGGTGAGTGGGCAAAACGCTTTTTAGACCTAGGTATGCACATTTCTTTTAGTGGTGTTTTAACCTTTAAAAAAGCATTTGAAGTTCATGAGGCAGCTGGGATTGTACCAATGGATAGATTACTAGTTGAAACTGACGCACCATACTTAGCGCCAATGCCATACCGTGGTAAGCGAAACGAGCCAGGATACACACGATATGTTGTTGAAAGAATGGCTGAAATAAGAGAGCTTCCTGTTGAGCAAGTGGCTGAAATAACCCGAAATAACGCTCACCGATTATTTAGGATTGGTGAATAA
- a CDS encoding AraC family transcriptional regulator, protein MNEFAKVINYIEDHLTDTIDMKEIERLSQMSEFNFQKIFSVLSGISLGEYIRKRRLSKSFYDLKETDTKIIDIAFKYGYQSSESYSRAFQQLFQISPSNARKTMNQLTLFPKLTIRVQIKGGTEMNYQIIKKESFLVTGIKESYTSVDEGQSKIPLFWDKFNESSLFDQVVKEKDSSGPNTVLGICLPGENGAYNYLIGVNATEVTKQENLETITLPETDWVIFKAVGKVPDAIRTTYQEIYESFFPSTPYSPKNLPEFESYPLDMDPMSENHITEIWIPINKEE, encoded by the coding sequence ATGAACGAGTTTGCTAAAGTAATCAACTACATTGAAGATCATTTAACCGATACCATTGATATGAAGGAAATAGAACGGCTTTCTCAAATGTCAGAATTTAATTTTCAAAAAATTTTTTCAGTTTTGTCAGGTATTTCTCTAGGAGAGTACATTCGAAAAAGGCGCCTTTCCAAATCCTTTTATGACTTGAAGGAAACTGACACAAAAATTATAGATATTGCTTTCAAATACGGTTATCAGTCTTCAGAAAGCTACAGCAGAGCCTTTCAGCAATTATTCCAAATCTCACCTTCTAACGCTCGAAAAACAATGAATCAATTAACATTGTTTCCAAAGCTTACGATTCGCGTTCAAATTAAAGGAGGAACTGAAATGAATTATCAAATTATTAAAAAAGAATCATTTTTAGTCACAGGTATCAAAGAAAGCTACACTTCTGTCGATGAAGGTCAAAGTAAAATCCCCTTATTTTGGGATAAATTCAATGAGTCTAGTCTTTTTGATCAAGTCGTTAAAGAAAAAGATAGTTCAGGTCCAAATACAGTTTTAGGTATTTGTTTACCCGGCGAAAATGGTGCTTACAATTACTTGATTGGTGTTAATGCGACGGAAGTAACTAAACAAGAAAATCTTGAAACAATCACACTACCAGAAACTGATTGGGTTATTTTTAAAGCTGTAGGGAAAGTCCCTGACGCTATTAGAACAACCTATCAAGAAATTTATGAATCTTTCTTTCCAAGCACACCTTACTCTCCTAAAAATTTACCTGAGTTTGAATCCTATCCATTAGATATGGATCCGATGTCTGAGAATCACATCACTGAAATTTGGATTCCTATTAACAAAGAAGAATAA
- a CDS encoding HD domain-containing protein, with product MMTLTNNEKEQIIAIEKYTEEVLAGDKTGHSMDHIYRVVNNAKKIQKKEGGNLFLILAGAYLHDVTDDKLVEDSEIAKKELVHFLESLQLSSQTIQEILRIIERVSFSHQLASNEKISLTLEEKIVQDADRLDAIGAIGIGRTFYYGGKKGHAMYDSNIPPRENLTKEEYRVNQTVINHFYEKLFKLKEMMQTETGKELAEKRDKIMRIFVESFLEEWGENK from the coding sequence ATGATGACATTAACAAATAACGAAAAAGAACAAATAATAGCTATTGAAAAATATACAGAGGAAGTTTTAGCAGGGGACAAAACGGGCCATAGCATGGACCATATTTATCGTGTTGTAAATAATGCTAAAAAAATACAAAAAAAAGAAGGTGGAAATCTTTTTTTGATTTTAGCAGGAGCTTACCTTCATGATGTGACAGATGATAAACTAGTTGAGGATTCAGAAATAGCAAAAAAAGAGTTAGTTCATTTTTTAGAATCTCTACAATTATCATCTCAAACAATTCAAGAAATATTAAGGATTATTGAAAGAGTTTCTTTTAGTCATCAGCTAGCATCTAATGAAAAAATAAGTTTAACGTTAGAAGAAAAAATCGTTCAAGATGCGGATCGATTAGATGCTATCGGGGCAATTGGTATTGGGCGAACTTTTTATTATGGTGGTAAAAAAGGACATGCGATGTATGACTCTAATATTCCTCCAAGAGAAAATCTTACAAAAGAAGAATACCGAGTGAATCAAACGGTTATAAATCATTTTTACGAGAAATTATTCAAATTAAAAGAGATGATGCAGACAGAAACAGGAAAAGAATTAGCAGAAAAAAGAGACAAAATAATGCGAATCTTTGTAGAGAGTTTTTTAGAAGAGTGGGGAGAAAATAAATAG
- a CDS encoding MFS transporter has translation MKNKLYMQWRSLEWISLLGDSLYYLALLSYASKLSNPSLAVMIVSISETIPNFFQILLGVLADSTRQRTKRFFQSGIVRGMIYAIIGLIIMFTDSIYAIFFIGILNSVSDLFGRYVSLCIDPFIKFIVSEENLEKALSINFVVRSSISMFANFLGVILISIVGIFQLAFINAATFFIVSIGISVIHPKLEKIELEIESQKYNSVKDVFSYVISSLKKLLEIKKMRTLFIIAAGLNSVAVTIVPISTIALSYNSEYTIINISFSIAMIQALIMVSGIVGSWVGANYLKKIPTKTLLFTSFLGNLLYVAMLFIDQLWLGIVVLLMSIFTTSIFNLRFSSEIIKSTSAEQMGTIYACMDSFFLVVPSIISMIFMGIANISLVCYIFVIAIFCLLYMLFILTKEKSVYF, from the coding sequence TTGAAAAATAAACTTTATATGCAGTGGAGGTCGTTAGAGTGGATTAGCCTATTAGGGGATAGCCTTTATTATCTGGCTTTATTGTCATATGCGAGTAAGTTATCTAATCCTTCTCTAGCAGTTATGATTGTCAGTATTTCTGAAACAATTCCTAATTTTTTTCAAATTTTATTAGGTGTTTTAGCTGATTCAACTAGGCAAAGAACTAAACGTTTTTTTCAATCTGGTATAGTCAGGGGAATGATTTATGCCATAATTGGATTAATTATTATGTTTACAGATTCTATCTATGCCATTTTTTTTATAGGTATTTTAAATTCGGTAAGTGACCTATTTGGGAGATATGTTTCTTTATGTATTGATCCTTTTATAAAATTTATAGTTTCAGAAGAAAATTTGGAAAAAGCATTATCTATAAATTTTGTAGTTAGAAGTAGTATTAGTATGTTTGCAAACTTTTTAGGAGTAATTCTTATTAGCATAGTAGGTATTTTTCAATTAGCTTTTATAAATGCGGCTACCTTTTTTATTGTATCAATAGGAATTAGTGTAATTCATCCTAAGTTAGAAAAAATAGAATTAGAAATTGAGTCTCAAAAGTATAATAGTGTAAAAGATGTCTTTTCTTATGTTATTTCATCATTAAAAAAACTTCTTGAAATTAAGAAAATGAGAACTCTATTTATTATTGCAGCAGGGTTAAATAGTGTTGCTGTTACAATTGTTCCGATTAGTACGATAGCTTTATCTTATAACTCTGAATATACAATTATTAATATTTCATTTTCTATAGCAATGATACAAGCTCTTATTATGGTTAGTGGTATTGTTGGTAGTTGGGTAGGTGCCAATTATCTAAAAAAAATACCTACAAAAACGCTATTATTCACATCATTCTTAGGTAACTTATTATATGTAGCAATGCTTTTTATAGATCAGTTATGGTTAGGTATAGTAGTGTTGTTAATGTCAATATTTACAACAAGTATATTTAATTTAAGATTTAGTTCAGAAATAATAAAAAGTACATCTGCCGAACAGATGGGAACAATTTATGCCTGTATGGATAGCTTTTTTCTAGTAGTTCCATCAATCATATCAATGATATTTATGGGAATAGCTAATATAAGTTTGGTCTGCTACATATTTGTAATTGCTATTTTTTGTTTGCTTTATATGCTATTTATACTAACTAAAGAAAAAAGCGTATATTTTTAG
- a CDS encoding GNAT family N-acetyltransferase, giving the protein MFQEEKNRFVLKEEGKDVAEITWQMKGLRHMVVDHTFVDSSQRGKGLAEKLVLAVIEKAKKEDLKIIPTCSYVVSYFDKHKEYNDLIAR; this is encoded by the coding sequence ATGTTCCAAGAAGAAAAAAATAGATTTGTATTAAAAGAAGAGGGAAAAGACGTTGCTGAGATTACTTGGCAAATGAAAGGTTTAAGACATATGGTAGTGGATCATACGTTTGTTGATTCAAGCCAAAGAGGAAAAGGTCTTGCTGAAAAATTGGTTTTAGCTGTAATTGAAAAAGCTAAAAAAGAAGATTTGAAAATTATACCAACGTGTTCTTATGTTGTGAGCTATTTTGATAAACATAAAGAATATAATGATTTAATAGCTAGATAA
- the rnmV gene encoding ribonuclease M5, giving the protein MTKKIRIEEIIVVEGKSDTKRIQQVVDADTIETNGSALSEETLSKIEHAEEIRGVIVFTDPDFSGEKIRKQITEAVPSAKHAFISRKKGEPKRQGNSLGVEHASNETILEALRNVSTPSTEVFESEIDTEDLIHFGLIAGKFAKKRRELLGEKLNIGYTNGKQLKKRLKMFQIKKDVFTQGMKEILEDEKDE; this is encoded by the coding sequence ATGACAAAAAAAATAAGAATTGAAGAAATTATTGTAGTGGAAGGTAAGTCAGATACTAAAAGAATACAGCAAGTTGTTGATGCTGATACGATTGAAACAAATGGTTCTGCTTTGAGTGAGGAAACGTTGTCCAAAATAGAGCATGCTGAAGAAATTAGAGGAGTAATTGTTTTTACAGATCCAGATTTTTCAGGGGAAAAAATACGAAAACAAATTACTGAAGCTGTCCCCTCAGCCAAACATGCCTTTATCTCCAGAAAAAAAGGAGAACCTAAACGTCAGGGAAATAGTCTAGGTGTAGAACACGCAAGTAATGAAACCATTTTAGAAGCATTAAGAAATGTCTCAACACCAAGTACAGAGGTATTTGAATCTGAAATTGATACAGAAGATTTGATTCATTTTGGTTTGATAGCTGGAAAATTTGCTAAAAAAAGACGAGAGTTGCTAGGCGAGAAATTAAATATCGGTTATACAAATGGTAAACAATTGAAAAAAAGATTGAAAATGTTTCAAATTAAAAAAGATGTGTTCACTCAAGGAATGAAAGAAATTTTAGAGGATGAAAAAGATGAATGA
- a CDS encoding Nramp family divalent metal transporter — translation MNKHQTLLKDKLNGLSLPEINNSVSIPQNASFLKKLLAYSGPGALVAVGYMDPGNWVTSIAGGAQFGYLLLSVILISSLIAMMLQYMSAKLGIVTGMDLAQATRVHTKKKTGIFLWIVNELAIMATDIAEVIGSAVALNLLFGFPLLVGVFITVLDVFLLLTLTKLGFRKIEAIVMTLIATIFVIFMYEVILGQPNLPELVQGFIPKKEVVTDKSALLLALGIVGATVMPHNLYLHSSIVQSRQYDRHNPAEIKEAIRFAKWDSNIQLFFAFIVNCLLLTLGATLFFGHGEALSTLGSLYHALSDSAIVGAIASPLLSVLFAVALLASGQNSTITGTLSGQIIMEGFIKLHIPTWARRLITRLLAVTPVVIAIILFGDSEEVVEKLLIYSQVFLSAALPISIIPLTLFTSQKELMGDFTNKKFLTILAWAISIILTILNIYLIISTFL, via the coding sequence ATGAACAAACATCAAACTTTATTAAAAGATAAGCTTAATGGTTTAAGTTTACCTGAAATAAATAATTCTGTTTCAATTCCTCAAAATGCTAGTTTTCTAAAAAAACTACTTGCCTATTCAGGACCTGGTGCTCTTGTTGCCGTTGGCTATATGGATCCAGGTAATTGGGTCACCTCTATTGCTGGGGGCGCTCAATTTGGATATCTCTTACTATCAGTTATTCTAATCTCTAGCTTAATTGCTATGATGCTTCAATACATGTCAGCAAAATTAGGTATTGTAACTGGAATGGATTTAGCTCAAGCCACACGTGTTCACACAAAGAAAAAAACGGGTATTTTTCTATGGATAGTTAATGAACTAGCTATTATGGCAACTGACATTGCCGAAGTTATCGGTAGTGCTGTTGCTCTAAATTTATTATTTGGTTTTCCACTTCTAGTTGGCGTATTCATTACTGTTTTAGATGTCTTCCTATTACTTACTTTAACCAAATTAGGCTTTAGAAAAATTGAAGCGATAGTCATGACGCTTATTGCTACTATTTTTGTTATTTTTATGTACGAAGTTATTCTAGGTCAACCTAATTTACCAGAATTAGTTCAAGGCTTTATTCCAAAAAAAGAAGTGGTGACAGATAAAAGTGCGTTACTACTTGCTCTTGGTATTGTTGGAGCTACAGTCATGCCACATAATCTATATTTACACTCTTCTATTGTCCAATCTAGACAATACGACCGTCATAATCCAGCTGAAATCAAAGAAGCTATTAGATTTGCCAAATGGGACTCTAATATTCAATTATTCTTTGCTTTTATCGTTAATTGTCTATTACTTACTTTAGGAGCAACTCTTTTCTTTGGGCACGGAGAAGCTTTATCTACTCTGGGGTCTTTGTATCATGCTTTATCTGATTCAGCCATTGTCGGTGCCATCGCCTCTCCACTACTCAGTGTTCTTTTTGCAGTCGCCCTACTTGCCTCTGGACAAAATTCCACTATCACTGGTACTTTGTCTGGACAAATTATTATGGAAGGCTTTATCAAGCTTCATATTCCAACATGGGCTAGAAGACTAATCACAAGATTACTAGCTGTTACGCCTGTTGTGATTGCGATTATTTTATTTGGTGATTCAGAGGAAGTCGTTGAAAAATTATTGATTTATTCTCAAGTTTTCTTGAGCGCTGCACTTCCTATCTCTATTATTCCCTTAACACTCTTTACAAGTCAAAAGGAACTAATGGGGGATTTCACTAATAAAAAATTCTTAACTATCTTAGCTTGGGCTATTTCAATCATCCTTACTATTTTAAATATTTACTTGATTATTTCTACTTTTCTTTAA
- the mtnN gene encoding 5'-methylthioadenosine/S-adenosylhomocysteine nucleosidase: MKIGVVTAMPIELAYILEQVTVKEEIKMNRNTFYVAEYEGNELVMVTSGVSKTNAVTYTQMLIDHFKPACVFNLGIAGGLKQGLKPADIVVGEFYSHHDVKINQMEELFPYISKFETNELLLDFVSENMEEVIKGGIVSGERFVESNEQRDQIIRDFEASAVDMESSAIAHCCYINQLPFMAIRGISDLADDSAKDTYDFNEKFVSDKVGKSFLKMIALKQLKSE, translated from the coding sequence ATGAAAATAGGTGTTGTTACGGCTATGCCAATAGAGCTGGCTTATATTTTAGAGCAAGTGACGGTTAAAGAAGAGATAAAAATGAACCGTAATACTTTTTATGTAGCTGAATATGAAGGTAATGAATTAGTTATGGTAACAAGTGGTGTTAGTAAAACAAATGCTGTCACCTATACACAAATGCTGATTGATCATTTTAAACCGGCTTGTGTGTTTAACTTGGGAATTGCTGGTGGCTTGAAACAAGGATTAAAACCAGCAGATATTGTGGTTGGTGAATTTTATAGCCATCATGATGTCAAAATTAACCAAATGGAAGAGCTATTTCCTTATATATCAAAATTTGAAACAAACGAATTGTTGTTAGATTTTGTATCAGAAAATATGGAAGAAGTCATTAAAGGTGGAATTGTTTCAGGGGAGCGTTTTGTAGAAAGTAATGAGCAAAGAGATCAAATTATTAGAGATTTTGAGGCTTCGGCAGTAGATATGGAATCAAGTGCAATTGCTCATTGTTGTTACATTAATCAATTACCATTTATGGCAATCAGAGGTATTTCTGATTTAGCAGATGATAGTGCTAAAGATACCTATGATTTTAATGAAAAGTTTGTCAGTGATAAGGTAGGAAAATCTTTCTTGAAGATGATTGCTTTAAAGCAATTAAAAAGTGAATAG
- the metG gene encoding methionine--tRNA ligase: protein MEEKKTFYITTPIYYPSGKLHIGSSYTTIACDAMARYKRLKGFDVFYLTGLDEHGQKIEQKAEQLGIEPKEYVDEMATDVKKLWNLLDIDYNKFIRTTDESHMQTVKKIFQQLLDQGDIYLGEYEGWYSVSDEEYFTENQLAEVYRDAEGKVIGGKAPSGHEVELVKEQSYFFRMSKYADRLLEYYESHPDFIEPVSRKNEMVNNFIKPGLGDLAVSRTSFSWGIPVDADPKHVVYVWIDALSNYISALGYGTDDDSNFKKYWPADVHMVGKEIVRFHTIYWPIMLMALDLPLPKQIFAHGWLVMNDGKMSKSKGNVVYPEMLVKRYGLDALRYYLMRAIPFGSDGVFTPEDFVARVNYDLANDLGNLLNRTIAMINKYCDGNVPAYASQVTEFDSELSTTAADVIGKYNKAMEKMEFNVALSEIWKLISRANKYIDETEPWVLARDPEKKDSLNSVMVHLAESLRISAILLQPIMTETPKEILNQLGLGEETLSMLDIRFGDFPKGTKVISKGTPIFPRLDMEVEVAYIKEQMAQTTNASEEEDTWNPEEVELVSVKEKQVKYDDFDKVELKVAEVIDCRKVKGADKLLQFRLDAGDKEDRQILSGIAEFYPEPTELVGKKVVIVANLKPRKIRGQVSQGMILSAENEDGQLYVVEAPKCADNGSIIA, encoded by the coding sequence ATGGAGGAGAAAAAAACATTTTATATAACAACCCCCATTTATTATCCAAGTGGAAAACTACACATTGGTAGTTCCTATACAACAATTGCCTGTGATGCGATGGCTCGCTACAAACGTTTGAAAGGCTTTGATGTTTTTTATCTAACAGGTTTAGATGAACATGGCCAAAAAATTGAGCAAAAAGCTGAACAATTGGGTATAGAACCAAAAGAATACGTTGATGAGATGGCCACTGATGTGAAAAAATTATGGAATTTATTGGATATTGATTACAATAAATTTATTCGTACAACAGACGAATCACACATGCAAACAGTGAAAAAAATCTTCCAACAATTATTAGATCAAGGTGACATCTATTTAGGTGAGTATGAAGGTTGGTACTCTGTTTCTGATGAGGAATATTTTACAGAAAATCAACTAGCAGAAGTTTACCGAGATGCTGAAGGAAAAGTTATCGGTGGAAAAGCACCAAGTGGACATGAAGTAGAGCTTGTTAAAGAACAAAGCTACTTTTTCCGTATGAGTAAATATGCAGATCGTTTACTTGAATATTACGAATCTCACCCTGACTTTATCGAACCTGTTTCTCGTAAAAATGAAATGGTTAATAACTTTATCAAACCTGGATTAGGTGACTTAGCTGTTAGTCGTACTTCTTTTTCATGGGGAATTCCAGTAGATGCAGATCCTAAACATGTTGTTTATGTTTGGATTGACGCACTATCAAACTATATTTCAGCATTAGGTTATGGAACTGATGATGATAGCAACTTTAAAAAATATTGGCCTGCAGATGTGCATATGGTTGGTAAAGAAATTGTTCGTTTCCACACAATTTATTGGCCAATTATGTTAATGGCTTTAGATTTACCTCTGCCTAAGCAAATTTTTGCTCACGGTTGGTTAGTGATGAATGACGGTAAAATGTCTAAATCAAAAGGGAACGTTGTTTACCCTGAAATGTTAGTTAAACGTTATGGGTTAGATGCTTTACGTTATTATTTAATGCGTGCTATTCCTTTTGGATCAGATGGAGTCTTTACACCAGAAGATTTTGTTGCAAGAGTTAACTATGACCTTGCTAATGACTTAGGTAATTTATTAAATCGTACGATTGCCATGATTAATAAATATTGTGATGGTAACGTACCAGCTTACGCTTCTCAAGTAACAGAATTTGATAGCGAATTATCAACAACAGCAGCTGATGTTATTGGTAAATATAATAAAGCAATGGAAAAAATGGAATTTAATGTCGCTTTAAGCGAAATCTGGAAACTAATTTCTCGTGCGAATAAATACATTGATGAAACTGAGCCTTGGGTATTAGCAAGAGATCCTGAGAAAAAAGATTCATTAAATAGTGTGATGGTCCATTTAGCTGAAAGCTTACGTATCTCAGCCATCTTATTACAACCAATTATGACTGAAACACCAAAAGAAATTTTAAATCAGTTAGGCTTAGGAGAAGAAACTCTATCAATGCTAGACATTCGATTTGGAGATTTCCCTAAAGGTACAAAAGTAATTAGTAAAGGTACACCTATTTTCCCTCGTTTAGATATGGAAGTGGAAGTGGCTTACATTAAAGAGCAAATGGCCCAAACAACAAATGCTTCAGAGGAAGAAGATACTTGGAATCCAGAAGAAGTTGAGTTAGTGTCAGTTAAAGAAAAGCAAGTGAAATATGATGATTTTGATAAAGTAGAATTAAAAGTGGCAGAAGTTATTGATTGCCGTAAAGTTAAAGGCGCTGACAAATTACTCCAATTCCGTTTGGATGCTGGAGATAAAGAAGATCGTCAAATTCTTTCAGGAATTGCTGAATTTTATCCAGAACCAACTGAATTGGTTGGGAAAAAAGTTGTCATTGTTGCTAACTTAAAACCTCGTAAAATTAGAGGGCAAGTTAGTCAAGGAATGATTTTATCAGCAGAAAATGAAGACGGACAATTATATGTTGTAGAAGCACCTAAATGTGCGGATAACGGTTCAATTATTGCGTAA
- a CDS encoding Rgg/GadR/MutR family transcriptional regulator, with protein MIDDGQIFKTIRKSRNISQNEISKGELSRTTISKFENNKVTLSATNFHFLLDSLDISVEEFNYIKNDYSYKRKEEIIVLFNQLFSNADNYNIEKLIVLCEEYLKENYSKSVQCILNTLFALKHLNISENKLNCHSKIYVADVWNILSDIDSWTLLDLKIINCCLYFFEPNTYIHISDQVIKTLDKYKNFTNIIVLEISIYLNLTMLFLLENNLEYAKKFVKIALKKAYKSKRIDYIATASIRYGIIFNNESEIEKGLNLLNILDDDNLSIPIKKEIKLFKNNDLSHP; from the coding sequence ATGATAGATGATGGTCAAATTTTCAAAACAATTAGGAAATCACGTAACATTTCTCAAAATGAAATATCTAAAGGAGAGCTTTCAAGAACAACTATTTCAAAATTTGAAAATAATAAGGTAACTTTGTCAGCCACTAATTTTCATTTTTTACTAGACTCTTTAGATATATCAGTAGAAGAATTTAACTACATAAAAAATGATTATTCATACAAAAGAAAAGAAGAGATCATCGTACTGTTTAATCAACTTTTTTCAAATGCTGATAATTACAATATTGAAAAATTAATTGTGTTATGTGAAGAATATCTAAAAGAAAATTATAGTAAATCAGTACAATGTATTTTGAACACTTTATTTGCATTAAAACATTTGAACATAAGTGAAAATAAATTAAATTGCCATTCAAAAATATATGTAGCAGATGTGTGGAATATTCTATCTGATATTGATTCATGGACGTTATTAGATTTGAAAATCATTAATTGTTGTCTCTATTTTTTTGAACCTAATACATATATTCACATAAGTGATCAAGTAATAAAAACTTTAGATAAATACAAGAATTTTACTAATATAATTGTTTTGGAAATATCTATTTATTTAAATTTAACAATGCTTTTTTTATTAGAAAATAATTTAGAATATGCTAAAAAATTTGTGAAAATCGCTTTAAAAAAAGCATATAAAAGTAAACGAATCGATTATATAGCAACTGCTTCCATACGATATGGAATTATTTTTAATAACGAGTCTGAAATAGAAAAAGGACTAAATTTATTAAATATTTTAGATGATGACAATCTCTCTATACCTATAAAAAAAGAAATTAAACTATTTAAAAATAATGACTTGTCACATCCTTAA
- a CDS encoding cryptochrome/photolyase family protein, with protein sequence MATHMMWFRKDLRLEDNTALNYALTSLDKKDQLLCVFHLDEQQFRIGCHAHDYFFSTLNNFQKSAKEKGVFIYFLSGDLFSAFDNLKQQFPDWSDIYFNLDNRGYGLKRDLTALHFLESKEIRVTTFEENHLHQATEITKPDGSSYKKFTPYYKRWLSLSKPMFQPDFNIPNIKQIKQDSEFFKEGDKLFKKLLDLRQTDFSLEVGEERATERLNDFVLNQLDSYEQERDFPGIDGTSRLSSHLSTGSISIRKVFHACQAMPSSNGKDTFIKELAWRDFYHMIYHYHPDQYKEELIEKYRQLPWQTNEELFNQWKNGQTGYPIIDAAMRQLQQTGWMHNRLRMLVASFLTKDLLIDWRLGERYFAEQLIDYDAASNIGGWQWAASTGTDAVPYFRIFNPTTQGKKFDKDCLFIKTYLPELASLPAKFIHEPSTMSSKKQEEFQFQVGIDYPKPIVDHKLARAFALEWFK encoded by the coding sequence ATGGCTACCCATATGATGTGGTTTAGAAAAGATTTACGCTTAGAAGACAACACTGCCTTAAATTATGCTCTTACTTCTCTTGATAAAAAAGATCAGTTACTTTGTGTTTTCCACTTAGATGAACAACAATTTAGAATAGGTTGTCACGCTCATGATTACTTTTTTTCTACTTTAAATAATTTTCAAAAATCAGCTAAAGAAAAAGGCGTTTTCATTTATTTTTTATCAGGTGATTTATTTTCAGCTTTCGATAACCTAAAACAACAATTTCCAGATTGGTCTGATATTTATTTTAACTTAGACAACAGAGGATACGGCTTAAAAAGAGATTTAACCGCTCTTCATTTTTTAGAATCAAAAGAAATACGAGTAACAACTTTTGAAGAAAACCACCTACACCAAGCAACTGAAATTACAAAACCTGATGGCTCTTCTTATAAAAAATTTACTCCTTATTATAAAAGATGGCTCTCACTTTCTAAACCAATGTTTCAGCCAGACTTTAACATTCCCAATATCAAACAAATCAAACAAGATTCTGAATTTTTCAAAGAAGGCGACAAACTATTTAAAAAATTACTGGATTTAAGACAGACAGATTTTTCTTTAGAGGTAGGTGAAGAAAGGGCAACTGAGCGATTAAATGACTTTGTATTAAATCAATTAGATTCTTACGAACAAGAGAGGGACTTTCCTGGGATCGACGGAACCAGTCGTCTATCTTCTCATCTTTCAACAGGATCTATTTCGATTAGAAAAGTATTTCATGCTTGCCAGGCAATGCCTTCTAGCAACGGAAAAGATACTTTTATTAAAGAGCTTGCTTGGCGGGATTTTTACCATATGATTTATCACTATCACCCTGATCAATACAAGGAAGAACTAATAGAAAAATATCGACAATTACCTTGGCAAACCAATGAAGAATTATTTAACCAATGGAAAAATGGGCAAACTGGCTATCCGATTATTGATGCTGCTATGAGGCAACTTCAACAAACCGGTTGGATGCATAATCGTTTACGAATGTTAGTTGCTTCATTTTTAACAAAAGATCTCCTAATTGATTGGCGATTAGGTGAACGTTATTTTGCCGAACAACTTATCGATTATGATGCTGCTAGTAATATTGGTGGATGGCAATGGGCTGCTTCTACTGGTACGGATGCTGTTCCTTATTTTCGTATTTTTAATCCCACAACCCAAGGAAAAAAGTTTGATAAAGACTGCCTTTTTATTAAAACCTATCTACCAGAACTAGCTTCTCTTCCAGCTAAATTCATTCATGAACCAAGTACCATGTCATCTAAAAAGCAAGAAGAGTTCCAATTTCAAGTAGGAATCGACTACCCAAAACCAATTGTTGATCATAAATTAGCTCGTGCATTTGCTTTAGAGTGGTTTAAATAA